In a genomic window of Callithrix jacchus isolate 240 chromosome 22, calJac240_pri, whole genome shotgun sequence:
- the LOC118150183 gene encoding LOW QUALITY PROTEIN: cyclin-dependent kinase 9 (The sequence of the model RefSeq protein was modified relative to this genomic sequence to represent the inferred CDS: inserted 2 bases in 2 codons; deleted 1 base in 1 codon; substituted 1 base at 1 genomic stop codon), with the protein MAKQYDLVECPFCDEVTKYEKLAKISQXPFGEVFKAKRRKTSLKVALKKVLMANEKEGFPITALREIKILRLLKHENVVSLIEICRSKASPXNRCKGTIYLVFDFCERDLAGLLRNVLVKFTLSEIKRVMQIHRNKILHRDKKAANVLITRDGVLKLADFGLARAFSLAKNSQPYRYTNCVVTLWYQPPELLLGEQDYGPPIDLWGAGCIIAEMWTCSPIMQGNTEQHQLALISQLCGSITPEMWPNIDKYELYDKLELVKGQKRKVKDRLKAYVHDPYALDLIDKLLVLDPAQRIDSDNALXHNFFWSDPMPSNLKGMLSTSLTSMFEYLAPPRRKGSQITQQSTNQSRNPATTNQMEFERIF; encoded by the exons ATGGCAAAGCAGTACGACTTGGTTGAGTGCCCCTTTTGTGATGAAGTTACCAAATATGAGAAGCTTGCCAAGATCAGCC CTCCCTTCGGGGAGGTGTTTAAGGCCAAGCGCCGCAAGACCAGCCTGAAGGTGGCTCTGAAGAAGGTGCTGATGGCAAATGAGAAAGAGGGGTTCCCCATTACAGCCTTGCGGGAGATCAAGATCCTTCGGCTTCTAAAACACGAGAATGTGGTCAGCTTGATTGAGATTTGTCGAAGCAAAGCTTCCCCTTAGAACCGCTGCAAGGGCACTATATACTTGGTGTTTGACTTCTGTGAGCGTGACCTTGCTGGGCTGTTGAGAAATGTTTTGGTCAAGTTCACGCTGTCTGAGATCAAGAGGGTGATGCAGATCCACAGGAACAAGATCCTGCATAGGGACAAGAAGGCTGCTAATGTGCTTATCACTCGTGATGGGGTCCTGAAGCTGGCAGACTTTGGGCTGGCCCGGGCCTTCAGCCTTGCCAAGAATAGCCAGCCCTACCGCTACACCAACTGTGTGGTGACACTCTGGTACCAGCCCCCGGAGCTGTTGCTCGGGGAGCAAGACTATGGC CCCCCCATTGACCTGTGGGGTGCTGGGTGCATCATAGCAGAGATGTGGACCTGCAGCCCCATCATGCAGGGCAACACGGAGCAGCACCAGCTCGCCCTCATCAGTCAGCTCTGCGGCTCCATCACTCCTGAGATGTGGCCAAACATAGACAAGTATGAGCTGTACGACAAGCTGGAGCTGGTCAAGGGCCAGAAGCGGAAGGTTAAGGACAGGCTGAAGGCCTACGTGCACGACCCATATGCACTGGACCTCATCGACAAGCTGCTGGTGCTGGACCCTGCCCAGCGCATTGACAGCGACAATGCCC ACCACAACTTCTTCTGGTCTGACCCCATGCCGTCCAACCTCAAGGGCATGCTCTCCACCAGCCTGACGTCCATGTTTGAGTACCTGGCACCGCCGCGCCGGAAGGGCAGCCAGATCACCCAGCAGTCCACCAACCAGAGCCGCAATCCCGCCACCACCAACCAGATGGAGTTCGAGCGCATCTTCTGA